Below is a window of Oceanipulchritudo coccoides DNA.
GGCAGGAAATGGATACGTTGCAACCCCTGGCTGATCAAAAAGGGCAACAGTTGGGCTTCCACCCATCAAGCGATCACTTGTCCGTGGCATTTGATCCAAAGCACGTGGAGATTGTCCTGGATAACCTACTGACAAACGCCATCAAATACACGCCACGTGGCGGAAAAATCGGCGTTCACCTGGATCTTGTCCGTGAGGAAGAGGGGCAGGCCACTGTGAAAATACAGGTTGTCGACACGGGTCCTGGAATTCCGCGAAAGGAATTGGACAAGGTCTTCGATCCTTTCTACCAGATTGGTGGTGAAGATTACCAGAAGACCCACAGCACGGGGATTGGCCTTGCCCATACAAAGAGCCTTATTGAAGCAATCGGTGGGCGTATTTATGCCGAGAGCCCTGTCAATCCGGCTTCTGTGGATAGTCCCGGGACGCGCTTTGTTGTTGAGTTGAAACTTGCCTTGCAGGCGGAATCGACACCGGTTTCGAAAGCGCAACCTCCGCTCGCAGACGAAGAAGACACGGATTCGGACGAAGCGACCTATTCGACCGAGAAGAAACCGCTCATGCTCATCGTCGAGGATAATGATGACATACGTGAGTTTCTGGAAAGCGAGTTGAGCGAGACATACAATGTCATCCTTGCGCCAAACGGGAAGGAGGGCCTCGAAATTGCCCGGGAGCGTATCCCGGACCTGATTGTCTCGGATGTCCTCATGCCGATTATGAACGGGCGCGACCTCTGCCGGAATTTGAAGGCGGATCCCCTTACTTCGCATATTCCGGTAATTCTGCTCACGGCTCAGAAATCCGAGGTCAACGAGCTGGCGGGTCTGGAAACCGGTGCTGATGATTATATCACCAAGCCGGTCAATCTGGCCCTCATGGGCAGGCGCTTGGAAAACATCCTCCTGAACCGCCGCAAGGTCCGGGAATTTATCAGTAGCCACACCCGATCCATCGCGATCAATAAGGATGAATTGCCGGTCAACAAGATTGACCAGGAGTTCATGGTCAAATTCATGGAGACGATCGAGGAAAACCTGACCAGCGAAACCTTTGATGTGGAGGGTCTCGCCAAACTGATGTTCATGAGCCGGATGACCCTGTACCGGAAGGTGAAGGCTCTCACCGGGGAGTCCCCGGGTAACATCATCCGGACCGTCCGCTTGAAGAAGGCCGCGCAGTATCTGGAGACTGGATCCTGGATGGTAAGCCAGGTCATTGAAAAGGTTGGCTTTCTCGACATGAGCCATTTTTCAAGATCCTTCAAAAAGGAATATGGTTGTACCCCCACGCAGTATATTGAGCGCTACAGTGCAGGTTCTGTGACAACCGAGGAGAAAATAACCTCTGAGGAGTGAATTCCCTTACAGATCGTGCTATTGTTACCATTCTGCCATGGAATTGGGATTCCTTGACTACCTGCATGGAAGCATTTCCGCTATTCTTGTTTTTTCAATCTAATGCAATCCTCCATTGTAAAAGTTCTCCTCTTGAAAAGCCTTTGTCTGCTTTTTTCACTTGTTCCCAGCGTTGGTGCGCAGATAAACACCGGCCTGGCCTGGGACCCTTCGGCTCCCGGTTGGAATATCCACTGGAATAGTACGCCCGGTCTTTATTACGCTGTTGAAAAGACGCATGATCTTCAGGCGTGGACGCTTCTGGAAAGCGGAATCCTGGCGGAAAGTGCTTCTCTTGAAAGGTCACTTCCTGAGGAATCCTCCTTTCCTGTCTTTTACCGGGTCCTTGAGGATGCCTTTGTCGATCCGGCCACACCGGCCGATGCCCAGCCAGTCCTGAATGTTCCGACGGGCGATGATTGGGTTCTCGAGTTCAGTGATGAATTCAACTTCCTGGATCCCTCCAAGTGGAATGTGACGGTCAGTACGAAAACGCGCAGCCCCCGATGGGACAAAGGGATCCAAAGGTGGTTCTGGAAGGAGGAGAACGTCTCCGTTGAGAACGGCGAGCTCGTCTTCAAGGTGACCAAGCCAAATAGCACAACCATGTATTGCGGATCCGTCGATTCGCGGGGAATTTATGAGCCGCTGTATGGATTCATGGAGGCGCGTATCCAGATCGCGCCCGTGGTCAACGCCATCCATACCGCGTTTTGGACGCAGGGCCAAAATATGAATAATGTGGATAACAGCGGGGCTGACGGGGCAGAAGTCGACATTGTGGAAACGCCCTGGGCGGATGAACGCGGGCAGACGGTCATTCACTGGGACGGCTATGGAGCGAACAAGAAATCAAAGACCAACCGCTGGTCAGCGCCCGGGCTCCATACTGGATATCACACTTTTTCGATGCATTGGACGGAGTCGTTCATCGATATTTTTTACGATGGCGTATTCAAGTGGCGTTATGAAGGGGTGGGGATCCCTCAGGTCCGTGAATGGCTTTGGCTATCCGTGGGAGCCAGTTTCGGGGATGGGGATTTCCAGAATGGCACTTACCCGTCCTATGCCTATGTCGATTATGTGCGGGTCTGGCGGAGTGAAACGGCCGGAACCAGCCAATAACATGAAGTTAGGGGTTTTGATCAAATTAGCACACGGGTTGGTTACATGTGTTCTAACAGTATTTCCTGATTTATTCTAAATTCTTCTCTTTTAAAGCGGACGTATTTCGCATAGTCTACTTATTCTAACCTCTAATTAAAATAAAGTTATCCCCATGAAAAAATTATTGTTTATTGTACCCCTTCTCGGCCTTGTTGCCACTGCGACTGCACAAACGACCCACTGGGCAGCCAACTGGGCGACCGTCCAAGGTGTCGCGGACTTTAACACGGACTACTATTTCGAAGCCACCGCGAATACCCCGGCAGATGTCGCTGGCGGCACCGATGCGTGGTATAATTCCAATGGCGCTGTAAACCCGAATATCGCCTCTTCAGGCAAAGGTGGGATTTTCCAGGAACAGACAAATGGCGCCTCACGAGGAACAAGCTATGTTCTGGATAGCTCGTTCTTTTCCGGAGCTGGAACCTACACCTTCAATTATGAGATCTGGGCCATTTATACACCCACAGACTTGTCAGTGAGCATTTGGGAAGCAACTGGTGGCGCCGAAGTGGAAAACAGCTATAACATCAATAATGCAGGGCCCGCCTACACGGATTTATCGGTCACTTCAAATGGGACATCAACCATTGCATTAAAAGGCCGCAAAATTCACAAAAGGGATCTTGAAGGAGGCGATGTCGTTAACAAGCAATGGGATGCCTTCTCCTTTACCTTTGAGTATTCGGGCTCTGGCGATGTCGTCATTCACATTTGGGGCCGCAAAAGGGATTCCGCCGGTGAATTTGCCCAAGTTGGTTTCACAATTGGTGGCGACATGAGCATAACTTCAGAAGGTGGTTCATCACCGACCTGGGCTGGATACGATATTGCCGAAGGGGGCCTTGTTGACACGGGAGACTTCCTTGGCTGGCTCAATGTTGGTGAAGGCACTTTCGGAGACTGGGTCTTTTCATACGACCTGGATAGTTTCCTGTTTCTCCCCGAGGAGATTGTTGATCCCCAGGTGGGCTCATGGGCATACGTACCGCGCTAACCCCTCTCCCCTCAGTTTAAACCTCAATTAACCTGCCGGTACACTCTGGCTACCCAGGAATCCTATATCATGAAACTTATACGAACGATATCCCTCTTTTTGCTGACTTTGGCTTTGCTCAACCCATCCTCTGCCTTCGCGGGTGAAACTTCGATGACAGAGAAGTTGAATGAGATGGTTGGGCGCAAGCTCTACGTAGACCCTGCTGATATTCCAGGCAAGATACACACGTGGAAGGACGTGAAAAAGTGGTATCCTGCCCGTGGGAAGGATCCCCTGAGAATGTCTTACCCGGAGAGCTTGAAAGGAACCGGGATCAGCGAGATGGTAACTGTCAGGCTGATTATTACCCCTGAAGGGAATGCGATTAATCCGAAGATTGAAGACCTCCAAAACAAGGAATTGGCAATCCCAGCGATTCTGCACGTTGCCGGTCTCCGTTTCCAGGTTCCGAAAATCAACGGGGAACCCGTTTACTTGAGCCAGAAGATCAAGCTGAAGTGTTCAGAAGATCCTGACTTTGGAAAAAAGTAGACGCTGGGGGATCGCATCATGTCACAATTGAAACTGCTTCTATCCGTTGGGCTGGGCCTTGCGGCGCTGGCACTCCATGCAGAAAAGCCTAATGTCATCGTCATCATGGCGGATGATCTCGGGTATGCGGATGTCGGATTCAACGGATGCAAGGACATCCCGACTCCGAACATCGACACACTTGCGCAGGAAGGGGCTAATTTCACCAACGCCTACGTGACCTATCCCGTTTGCGGTCCAAGCCGGGCGGGTTTTATAACTGGGCGCTACCAGCAGCGATTCGGCTTTGAGCGCAACCCGCAGTACAAGTCGGGAGATCCGAACATGGGCCTTCCGCGCAGCGAGGAGACTATTGCGACAATCCTCGGCAAAGCAGGTTATACGTCGGGCATTATCGGCAAGTGGCATTTGGGTGCGCATGAGACGCTGCATCCGCTTGAGCGCGGCTTTGATTACTTTTATGGGCACTTGGGTGGTGGTCATAATTATTTTCAGGAATTGCTGCCCATTCGCGAGGATGCGAAGGACGAAGGGGAAAGCTACAAGACCTGGATTTTGCGCAACCACGAACCGGTCAAGATCGATAAGTACCTCACCGATGTGTTTTCCGACGAGGCGGTTACTTTCATTGAACGGCACAAGGATGATCCATTTTTCCTCTTCCTTTCGTATAATGCGCCCCATACACCCATGCAGGCCCCGGAGGAGGAAATTGCCCGCTTTGTGGAGATCAAGGATCCAAAACGCCGGACTTATGCAGCGATGGTCAGCATCGTCGACAGGGGCGTTGGACAAGTCATGGACAAGCTGAAGGAGCTGGATCTGGACAAGGAAACACTTGTCTTCTTCCTTTCTGACAATGGCGGCCCGATTTACGCCAACGGATCCAATAACAAGCCTTTACGCGGAGCCAAGAGCGACGTCTGGGAAGGCGGATGGCGGGTACCGTTTGTCCTGCGCTGGACCGGTGAAGTTGAGCCGGGCTCAGAGTTTGATGAGCCAGTCTCCTCGATGGATATCCTTGGCACGATGGCTGGCCTGACCGGTGTTCCCATAGCTGAGGAACGCCCGCTTGACGGGGTTAACCTCATCCCATTCCTGAAGGGTGAGCAGTCTGGCAGTCCGCACGAGGTTATTTACCTGAGGAAGTTTGACCAGAAGCGCTATGCGGTGCGCAAAGGTGATTTCAAACTGGTGATTCCCGATCCGGAAATTCCGACCCGCTTGTTTAACCTGAGCAAGGACATTGGTGAAAAGAAGAACATTGCCGACTGGAACGCCAGGAAACTTGAGGAGCTTGATCAGTTGCGCCTGCAATGGGATGCCGAATTGATGGAGCCCCAATTCCTTGGACTTATCCACAGTGAATGGTGGAAGAAGCAGATGGAAAAGAAGAAGAACTGATGCTGAATGGGTCTTTCGCATCATCTTATAACCGCAAAAAATGCCTGTTAGAATGAAATACAAAATCCTCGTGACTCTTCTCATCCTCGGTCAATTCCTGACAGTGCGAGGTAATGAAAAAATGGAGACAATCACATCACCGAACGACGGTGTGTTCCCATACAAAGTCGGGACTGTCTCCGGAACTTCGCTTGAAGCCAGCAACTTTGGTCACGCTGGAATGGGCACTGGAAATTTCCGTGTCAAGCTCCTGCCGGCGTCCGGAGACCTGTGGAACATGGAAAGCGTCAGGACGCTTGGAGTCGAGTTCAAGAACACCGGACCGTCCGAGCTGGTACTCGACCTGATGTTGTGCAACCGGAATGCCACGGCTTGGTCCAATTCCTTTGTCGGACGGACAATTGTCCAACCGGGTGAGACAATCCCGCTCGCTGTCGGTTTGCCCAGGAAGGGGGACCGGACTGTCACGCATCCGGATTACAGCCGTATGTCCGGTCGTCCGGATGGAACGTTCCGCCACTGGCATCATATCCAGCCCGACCGAGTCAGCCACCTCGAAATCCAGGGATCTGCCGTGGGCGAACACGCCTTTGAGTTGGGAGCACTCTACCCGCTGCAAAAGCTCATGCCGGAGCGGATGGGAAAATTTCCCTTCATCGATGAATTCGGACAGTACATTTTCAATGACTGGCCCGGGAAAGTTCATTCGATCGAGGATCTGCAGGCCGGTATTCAATTGGAAACAGACTTGATCAGCGAACTTGGCACTCCCCCTGAGTGGGGACGCTACGGTGGCTGGAAAGCAGGACCCCAGCTTGATGGAACGGGTCATTTCCGTGTCACGCAACACAAGGGACGCTGGTGGTTTGTCGATCCGGATGGCTACTTGTTCTGGTCATTCGGGGTGACCTGTGTCGGGTTTGAGTATGCAGGGCAGGTTTCCACCGAACGCAATCCAGCGGTCTTCAGGAATCTGCCGGTGGCGGATGATCCGGAGTTTGGCCAGTTCCACACCAAGATCGATGTTGAGGACAATTATGTCCTGCGCGAGGACGCCCCACACTACGATTTTACCCGGGCAAACTTGTACCTGAAATATGGTGATGAGTGGAGGGAAAAGGCCCTTGAGCAGGAACTGGAGCGTTTGCATTATGTTGGTCTCAATACTGTGGGGGCCTGGTCGGATAATGAAGTCGTTCTCAATACCGACATCCCGTACACGGTGATGCTTCATTACGAATACGAGTTTGCGGCAAAGAAGCTGCCGGACCCGTTCAACCCAGAGACCCGCGAGGGGGTCCGGAAAGCTTTGGAAGCATACCCGGTGCCCTTTCAGGATGATCCCCGCTGTCTGGGCGCATTCGTGAATAATGAGCTCCACTGGAAAAATGATGCCCGCCGCCTTGTGGCCGCCGTTTTTAGTTATGGAAAGAAGTCCACCTCGGCCAAGGAGGTCTTCAAGAATTGGCTGCAGGACCGGTATGATTCCGTGGATAGCTTCAATACAGCCTGGGGAATGAATCTCACGAACTGGTCGGATTTGTTGGACGGTGTGCCAGAGGATTCTTTTAAGAAGGCTGATGAGGCGGATTGCTCGGCACTCGCAACACTCTTGGCCGACGCTTTCTACCGAATGGTGGATGAGGAACTGGAGCGTTTCGCCCCGGGAGTGCTGTTTCTTGGCTCACGCTGCAATTCCGGCGGGAAGGAAGTCGTCGACGCGATTGCCCGCCATGCCGATGTCATCAGCGCGAACATCTACCAGTTCACGGCCTCGCCATTAAACTATGGTGGTCGTGACAAGCCTGTGCTGATCAGCGAATTCCACTTCGGGAACCTTTCCGGCAACAACCTCGGAAGCGGCTTAAGAAGCGCGCAGGATCGGACGCAACAGGCACGCCTCTTGAAATCCTATCTTGGGGAGGCCGTGAATCATCCGGAAATAATCGGTGTCCACTGGTTCCAATGGCGCGACCAGAATATCGGCGGGCGGTACGATGGTGAAAATTATGATGTAGGCTTTTTTGATGTGACAGATTTGCCCAAAGCAGATTTGATCCGGGCAGCTGCCGGGTTTGCTCGTGAAATGTACGACAAGGCGGATTAACAGGGAACACTATGGACGCAGAGAGCGAGAACAAGGGGACAACGGAGACATCAACACCACGGCATGACCGCCTTCCGCTCGCTGAGAAGCTGGGCGTCGGTACAGGCGGCCTGACAGTTTCGCTTGGCAACCAGAGCGTGCGAACCACGGGCATGGGCGTTTTGAACATGATCCTTGGGATCAATGCCAAATGGGTCGGTCTGGTGCTCGCAATTCCACTTTTATGGGATGCCATCACGGACCCCATCATGGGGCACATTTCCGACAATTTTCGTTCCAAGTACGGCCGCCGCCGGCCCTTCATCTTTGGCGGGGCGATCTTGATGGGGCTGACCTTCGCCAGCATTTGGATGATCCCGCTCGGATGGAGCGATGGCGGAAAGCTGGCATGGTTTCTCATCACCAGTCTCTGCTTTTATACGTCCTACACAATCTTCTCGGTTCCGTTCATCGGACTGACTTATGAGATGACGCCGGATTATGACGAGCGCACGGCTGTGCAGGGCTATGTCACTTTCTGGAACAGGCTGGGTGAGATGTCCTACATGGGGCTTATCCCGCTTTCCCTTGTCTTTATTGCATGGAAATATGGATACGAAACAACCACTGACTTGACGATTGCCGAGAAGATGGAAGGGATCCGTATTTCTGCCGCGGTGTACGGCGGCATTGGCATGACGCTCTTCGGAATGGTGCCCGCCCTGATCGGCAAGGAGCGCAATTATCAATTAAATCTCAAGGAGGCGAAGGGCCCCCGCCCGCGCTTCTGGCAGACGGCTAAGTCCGCCCTTCAGAACAAGGCTTGCCGCCTGCTTTGCATCCTCTCCGTTTGTACCATCGTCGCGGGTGTCTTCGCCAGCAACATGGATTGGTATCTGCTCATTTATTACCTGTCTGACGGTGACATCGCCCTCGGGACGCAATGGAAACTGATTGTGACCATCGGGTATGCCACCACAGGCATCATTGGGATACCGCTTATTGTCTGGCTGACAGGCAAGATGAGCAAGATCCAGGGGCTTCGGTTCATTTATGGGATGATGATGCTCAACGCAGTGTTGCGTTGGATTGTCTACCGGCCTGGACGCTTTGATGATCCTCTCCAGTGGACAGGTTTAGCTGAAATCATGGGCTCCCTCGGAGCGGTCTTCCAGTCGCTGATCTGGCTCGACCCGATGACCGGGGGCCTGTTCTGGATTGGGGTCGGCGTCCTCATGCAGTCAATGATTGCTGATGTGTGCGATGATGATGAACTGAAAAACGGCAGCCGCCGTGAGGCCATCTTCGGGGCCATCTTCGGTTGGGCCACGAAAGCTTCCTTTGCGGTGAGCTTTGTCATGGTTGGTTTCTTCCTGAGTTTTATTGGATTTGATCCGAGCCTCCCTGCCCAAACCGAAAGCACCTATTTCAACATGCGGGTTGCCATGTGCCTTGGAGCAGCAACTCCGGCACTTCTCTGCTTTGTCCTTCTCGCGCTTTATCCCCTGACCAAGGAGAAGTCCGAGGAAAACCGAAGACGCCTCATTTCCCTGCGGGGAGAGGTGTGAGCGTCCGCAGGAAGTTTACTTCATTTAATACTCCGACCGGAAAAAGCGCTTGGATGAAGGAACCGGTACTTCCATCGGGCTAAAGGCATCCTCGATTTCACCTCGACAATGCACCTGACGAATCCCGCTCTCCGCGCACGTGGTAAAGGACCGGATCACTAACCGGATCCGGGTCCCTGAGAACCACCTTCTCACCGTTTGGATCGCGAACCGTGGTGGGCAGCTGGACCCAGCCATCCGAAGTTTCAAGATTATAGCGCCAGAGGTTGAGAATAAGCCCTGTGACATTCTGGCTGGAGACCGCGAAAAAGGCGCCAGGGAGCAGGGTGGGATCAACTGCTTCGAGAAGGCTGGAACCGGGTGCAACGACGGCCTGTTCGGCAACGGTGCGACCAATTATGGCATTCCGGTCCTCCGCGCCATCCACGAGGTCCTGTAAGTCCGCCTTGAGGCTGTCACTGCCGACGTCCTGAAGGTAGACCCGCAGGTTGATGATTTCATCCACAAGTTCCTGTGAAACCAGGACGTCTTCCGTCTCCCCGGTCAAGATAGCCACAGCAGGTTCGGCCAGCAGCTGGAACACTGTCTCAAGTTGCGCCTGTGTACTTGAATTTCCACTACGAGTTTGAACCGGGAAACCGCCCGATTTTTCCACAATGCCTTTCGCGCTCGAGAAGCTGTCCGAAGCCAAAGTGAGGGAAAGGATTTCGGCGATGTGCCTTTCGTAGAGAGCGAGGTAAGGTGCCCATTCCGGATACCGAAGCGCTGCCAGCTCCATAGCGGAGATCAGGCCCGAATCTGAATCCGAACCCGGGTAGGCAACGTCCACCACACGCACTTCAATTTCCGCCGAATCTGTATTTCCTGCGCCGTCCTCGATAGTGTATGTCAGGTTGTCGGTTCCGAGAAATTCAGCCGGAGGGGTGTAGAGAACAACTTGTCCATTGGTGGAAACGGCTGATCCAACGTTTGAGTCACTTACCCCCGTGATCGTTACCGACTCCAGTGCAGAGGCGAGGCTCCGGTCATTTACCTTAGCGTGAATTTCATAAGCCTCGGTGTTCTTCTGGATCGTCGCGGTGTCGTTGTTTGCCACCAGTTCGGGTCCTCCTGAGCCAGTCCCTTCAACGGAGAAGCTTTCAAAATAGATGCTCCCAGCAGACACGGATTTGGCATCGGCATACCCCCAAAGGGTGAGGTCGAAGGTATCTGCGGCTCCCAGGCCCCAGTTGCTGTTGCCCTCATTGCCTCCGCTGCCACTGACACCGAATGTCGCCAGTTCGATCCAGCCCGGCTCGCCATTGGGCCAGAATTCGGCCGTGATGATTCGCGTCGCAGAATCGTAGATCAGACGCAGCTGGCCCTCACTTACCGGAATCTGGTTTCCGCTATCCGCCCCGTAGTAGCCATCCGGATCACTGGCTTTGACCAGTTGGGTGTTGTATCCCCAGACCGCATCCCCGCCTGCAGTCCAGCTGGAGTAGAGCTCGATCCAGACTTCCCGGACCTGATCACCGGCGGGGAATACAGCAATCCCCAGCGAGGCTATTTGCGGATTGAAGGCGGTCACGACAAAATTCGCCACCTCCACCGTGACAATCCAGCCACTGTCCACGGGCAGAGCCAATTGGGAGGGTCGGCTGACCTCAACCTCTCCAATGAAATCAGAATTAGTGAATTCCAGCCGTCCATTGGTTTCGGTCAATTGGGCGGATCCGCTCCCTTCGTCAGTTCCCCACAGGGCCGGGTCCTTCAGGTTATCCTCAAAATCATCGACGGTCAGTTGGGCCCAGAGCCCGGTGCTTGCCAATCCGCCAATTGCAACACACGCGAAAAGATTACGGAGTAGAGCGCTCATGCGCCAATTATGGGATAGATTCAAGTTACCTGTCAATTCTTGCAGACGCCCGGATTTTTACAATTCCTCGCGGGGAGGGAGTTGAGGTTATATCGATAGATCATTGACTCCTCGGACAGTAGGCAGAGATTCTGGATCTTCCCGTTATGAAGAGTTTCATTACCCTGCTCCCATTTTTGCCGGTTGTTTGTTTGTTTGGGCATTCACCCTCACCGGTTGAAGTTAACCAGCCCTATCCCGGCGTTCTGGCTTATGCGCCGACCCCTATACCGGACCGGATCGTACTGACGTGGACGGGAGACCCTGCGACCACTCAGGCCGTGACCTGGCGGAGCGCGCCAATGGAACGCAAGGCTGTTGCACAAATCCAGGAAGCGACACCAGGTCCTCTGCCTGATGTGAAGGACAGGATCCCTGCGACGACCCGGAGCCTTGAGGCGGAGACGGGAAAATCGGACTATCACACCGTTGAGTTTGCCGGACTGAGCGCGGACACCCTGTATGCTTACCGTGTCGGCGACGGGATCAACTGGAGCGAGTGGCATCACTTCAAGACCGCCAGCTCCGAAGCGAAGCCTTTTTCATTCATATACGTCGGGGATGCGCAGAACAATATCCGGAAACATTGGTCCCGCCTGATCCGTGAGGCCATTCGCGAAGCACCGCGGGCGGCCTTCACGCTGCATGCGGGTGATCTGGTCAACAACGCCAACAACGATATCCAGTGGGGGGAATGGTTTGCCGCCCCGGGATGGGTCAACGCATCCATTCCTGTTGTGGCGACGCCGGGAAATCACGAGTACAACGCAGAGACCCGGATTGATGAAGCCGGAAATAAAGTCCGCCTGTTGAGCCGCCATTGGCAACCGCAGTTTGCCTTCCCCGAAAACGGTCCAGAGGGACTTGAAGAATCCTCCTACTATTTTGATTATCAAGGTGCCCGTTTCGTCATCTTGAACTCGAATGAACAGCTTGAGAAACAAGCGGAATGGTTGCGGGAGGTACTTTCCGTAGATCCGCAGAAGTGGACCCTGCTCGCCTTTCATCATCCCGTGTTTTATCCTTCAAAAAACCGACTCAAGAACGAGGGCCAAAGGGCCAACCGCCGCCAGATTTTATGGAAGCCGATCCTGGATGAATTCAATGTGGATCTGGTCCTTACCGGGCATGATCACACCTATGCCCGTAGCGGTATTGAGAATGTCCCCGTTGGGTATCCCGCAACTCAGGATGTGGAAAATGGAACGGTCTATGTCGTCTCGGTCAGCGGCCCAAAGATGTACAAGGTTGGAGAGGCCGACTGGATGGTGCGCTCCATCCAGGATACCCAGCTTTACCAGGTCATCCGGATTGAAGGGGATACCCTGATTTACGAAGCCCGCTCAGCAGACAATCAATTGTTCGACAGCTTCAAGCTGCACAAGCGCGACGGTGCCCCTAATCTCCTTGAGGAGCGGCTTCCTTCGACGGGCAGGTAGTTTGCGCACTACCCACGCATTCACTGACGAATGACATTCTCAGCGGTTCTGGATGGATTGCTTAATCACCTGAAATCCAGACAGAGAAACCGCTATCTATCTCCACGCCTTCAGCTGTCTCAGCGGTTACAGAGGCAGAAAAGTTCCCGGAGGCAAATTGGGGAGTCAAGACGCTGATGTAGGAGTCATTCCATGAATCGATTTCTGCCTCATATCCGCCGACATAAACCTTTCCGGTCTGATCGCCGAAGGACAATCCGGTGATCCCGAGGTTGAGGCCGCCGCTTTGAGGAAAGGAGCTGCCGGAGAGTGCCTGTATCTGAGGAAATCCCCAGACAAGTTCAACTGTGCACTCCTCTTCAGAATAATTATTGACGACCCCCATCCATGAGCGGTTGGGACTTGCATAAATTCCGCCGTCGATACCCGTCTTGCTTGTCGTGAGTCGACCAATACGGGTCCATGAGGGAG
It encodes the following:
- a CDS encoding MFS transporter, which encodes MDAESENKGTTETSTPRHDRLPLAEKLGVGTGGLTVSLGNQSVRTTGMGVLNMILGINAKWVGLVLAIPLLWDAITDPIMGHISDNFRSKYGRRRPFIFGGAILMGLTFASIWMIPLGWSDGGKLAWFLITSLCFYTSYTIFSVPFIGLTYEMTPDYDERTAVQGYVTFWNRLGEMSYMGLIPLSLVFIAWKYGYETTTDLTIAEKMEGIRISAAVYGGIGMTLFGMVPALIGKERNYQLNLKEAKGPRPRFWQTAKSALQNKACRLLCILSVCTIVAGVFASNMDWYLLIYYLSDGDIALGTQWKLIVTIGYATTGIIGIPLIVWLTGKMSKIQGLRFIYGMMMLNAVLRWIVYRPGRFDDPLQWTGLAEIMGSLGAVFQSLIWLDPMTGGLFWIGVGVLMQSMIADVCDDDELKNGSRREAIFGAIFGWATKASFAVSFVMVGFFLSFIGFDPSLPAQTESTYFNMRVAMCLGAATPALLCFVLLALYPLTKEKSEENRRRLISLRGEV
- a CDS encoding sulfatase-like hydrolase/transferase, with protein sequence MSQLKLLLSVGLGLAALALHAEKPNVIVIMADDLGYADVGFNGCKDIPTPNIDTLAQEGANFTNAYVTYPVCGPSRAGFITGRYQQRFGFERNPQYKSGDPNMGLPRSEETIATILGKAGYTSGIIGKWHLGAHETLHPLERGFDYFYGHLGGGHNYFQELLPIREDAKDEGESYKTWILRNHEPVKIDKYLTDVFSDEAVTFIERHKDDPFFLFLSYNAPHTPMQAPEEEIARFVEIKDPKRRTYAAMVSIVDRGVGQVMDKLKELDLDKETLVFFLSDNGGPIYANGSNNKPLRGAKSDVWEGGWRVPFVLRWTGEVEPGSEFDEPVSSMDILGTMAGLTGVPIAEERPLDGVNLIPFLKGEQSGSPHEVIYLRKFDQKRYAVRKGDFKLVIPDPEIPTRLFNLSKDIGEKKNIADWNARKLEELDQLRLQWDAELMEPQFLGLIHSEWWKKQMEKKKN
- a CDS encoding beta-galactosidase; translation: MKYKILVTLLILGQFLTVRGNEKMETITSPNDGVFPYKVGTVSGTSLEASNFGHAGMGTGNFRVKLLPASGDLWNMESVRTLGVEFKNTGPSELVLDLMLCNRNATAWSNSFVGRTIVQPGETIPLAVGLPRKGDRTVTHPDYSRMSGRPDGTFRHWHHIQPDRVSHLEIQGSAVGEHAFELGALYPLQKLMPERMGKFPFIDEFGQYIFNDWPGKVHSIEDLQAGIQLETDLISELGTPPEWGRYGGWKAGPQLDGTGHFRVTQHKGRWWFVDPDGYLFWSFGVTCVGFEYAGQVSTERNPAVFRNLPVADDPEFGQFHTKIDVEDNYVLREDAPHYDFTRANLYLKYGDEWREKALEQELERLHYVGLNTVGAWSDNEVVLNTDIPYTVMLHYEYEFAAKKLPDPFNPETREGVRKALEAYPVPFQDDPRCLGAFVNNELHWKNDARRLVAAVFSYGKKSTSAKEVFKNWLQDRYDSVDSFNTAWGMNLTNWSDLLDGVPEDSFKKADEADCSALATLLADAFYRMVDEELERFAPGVLFLGSRCNSGGKEVVDAIARHADVISANIYQFTASPLNYGGRDKPVLISEFHFGNLSGNNLGSGLRSAQDRTQQARLLKSYLGEAVNHPEIIGVHWFQWRDQNIGGRYDGENYDVGFFDVTDLPKADLIRAAAGFAREMYDKAD
- a CDS encoding Ig-like domain-containing protein, whose amino-acid sequence is MSALLRNLFACVAIGGLASTGLWAQLTVDDFEDNLKDPALWGTDEGSGSAQLTETNGRLEFTNSDFIGEVEVSRPSQLALPVDSGWIVTVEVANFVVTAFNPQIASLGIAVFPAGDQVREVWIELYSSWTAGGDAVWGYNTQLVKASDPDGYYGADSGNQIPVSEGQLRLIYDSATRIITAEFWPNGEPGWIELATFGVSGSGGNEGNSNWGLGAADTFDLTLWGYADAKSVSAGSIYFESFSVEGTGSGGPELVANNDTATIQKNTEAYEIHAKVNDRSLASALESVTITGVSDSNVGSAVSTNGQVVLYTPPAEFLGTDNLTYTIEDGAGNTDSAEIEVRVVDVAYPGSDSDSGLISAMELAALRYPEWAPYLALYERHIAEILSLTLASDSFSSAKGIVEKSGGFPVQTRSGNSSTQAQLETVFQLLAEPAVAILTGETEDVLVSQELVDEIINLRVYLQDVGSDSLKADLQDLVDGAEDRNAIIGRTVAEQAVVAPGSSLLEAVDPTLLPGAFFAVSSQNVTGLILNLWRYNLETSDGWVQLPTTVRDPNGEKVVLRDPDPVSDPVLYHVRGERDSSGALSR
- a CDS encoding glycoside hydrolase family 16 protein, producing MKSLCLLFSLVPSVGAQINTGLAWDPSAPGWNIHWNSTPGLYYAVEKTHDLQAWTLLESGILAESASLERSLPEESSFPVFYRVLEDAFVDPATPADAQPVLNVPTGDDWVLEFSDEFNFLDPSKWNVTVSTKTRSPRWDKGIQRWFWKEENVSVENGELVFKVTKPNSTTMYCGSVDSRGIYEPLYGFMEARIQIAPVVNAIHTAFWTQGQNMNNVDNSGADGAEVDIVETPWADERGQTVIHWDGYGANKKSKTNRWSAPGLHTGYHTFSMHWTESFIDIFYDGVFKWRYEGVGIPQVREWLWLSVGASFGDGDFQNGTYPSYAYVDYVRVWRSETAGTSQ
- a CDS encoding energy transducer TonB, whose translation is MKLIRTISLFLLTLALLNPSSAFAGETSMTEKLNEMVGRKLYVDPADIPGKIHTWKDVKKWYPARGKDPLRMSYPESLKGTGISEMVTVRLIITPEGNAINPKIEDLQNKELAIPAILHVAGLRFQVPKINGEPVYLSQKIKLKCSEDPDFGKK